From a single Planctellipticum variicoloris genomic region:
- a CDS encoding redoxin domain-containing protein, translated as MDLARRVWLILLLASGNGLLAADEAAKPPAHAKSAPEFRLPAPDGGTFELSPQSTAPFTVICFLGTECPLARLYGPRLAELHRAFGPRGVRFVGINSNSQDSPDEVAAYVREYAIPFPVVKDPGQKVADLFGARRSPEVYVVDRQLTVRYHGRVDDQYQPGVARSQPGREDLRLALEDLLAGRPIQVASTDFTGCLIGRSRQAVAGQHVTFCKQVSRILNQHCVECHRPGEIGPFSLTQYDDVTGWGETLLESIDAGRMPPWHASPDHGHFANARHMPEADKQVLRDWVAGGMPLGDESELPSSAESLAGSQLMRTPDLVVDMRDRPFRVPATGTVEYQYFVVDPGFTEDRWISAAQVLPGNRAVVHHCIVFIRPPDGTGLRGVGLLTGYVPGQRNAELKPGRARRVPAGSKLVFQMHYTPNGTEQSDLTRIALNWMPAKEVTHQVYSLVAIEQEFEIPPQTAGFPVHARVRRLPPQGELLAITPHMHVRGQSFQAFSRRSGKEEVLLDVPRYDFNWQHAYQLTTPLDLSTIDSLEFTAKFDNSSRNPANPDPAEFVTWGDQTWEEMALAFFEVSEPLSRDGVGQPSPRPVAATVAKPAPEQDRAAEINAFAADFLDRFDRDRNGIVERTETPLVFRTYGFREIDANGDGGLTRDEVEAAARQRKPR; from the coding sequence ATGGATTTGGCGCGACGAGTCTGGCTGATCCTGCTGCTCGCCAGCGGCAACGGCCTGCTGGCTGCCGACGAAGCAGCGAAGCCACCGGCCCATGCGAAATCGGCCCCGGAGTTTCGTCTGCCGGCTCCCGATGGGGGGACCTTCGAACTCTCGCCACAGTCGACCGCCCCCTTCACGGTCATCTGCTTTCTGGGAACGGAATGTCCGCTCGCGCGGCTCTACGGACCGCGGCTCGCCGAACTCCACAGAGCGTTCGGGCCGCGCGGCGTCCGGTTCGTCGGCATCAACAGCAATTCGCAGGACTCCCCTGACGAAGTCGCCGCCTACGTTCGCGAATATGCAATTCCCTTTCCCGTCGTCAAAGACCCCGGCCAAAAAGTGGCCGACCTGTTCGGCGCCCGTCGATCCCCGGAGGTCTACGTCGTCGACCGGCAATTAACAGTCCGTTACCACGGCCGCGTGGATGACCAGTACCAGCCTGGAGTCGCGCGCAGCCAGCCCGGCCGCGAGGATTTGCGGCTGGCTCTTGAGGATCTGCTGGCGGGGCGCCCGATCCAGGTCGCCAGCACCGACTTCACTGGCTGCCTGATCGGCCGGAGCCGTCAGGCGGTCGCAGGCCAGCACGTCACCTTCTGCAAACAGGTCTCGCGAATCCTGAACCAGCATTGCGTCGAATGTCATCGTCCCGGCGAGATCGGACCGTTTTCGCTGACCCAGTACGACGACGTGACCGGCTGGGGCGAGACGCTGCTCGAAAGCATCGACGCCGGCCGCATGCCCCCCTGGCACGCCAGCCCCGACCACGGACATTTCGCCAACGCCCGGCATATGCCGGAGGCCGACAAGCAAGTTTTGCGCGACTGGGTCGCCGGCGGCATGCCGCTGGGAGACGAATCGGAACTGCCGTCGTCTGCAGAGTCCCTGGCCGGATCTCAGCTTATGCGCACTCCCGATCTCGTTGTCGACATGCGTGACCGGCCGTTTCGAGTTCCGGCAACCGGGACCGTCGAGTACCAGTATTTCGTCGTTGACCCCGGCTTCACCGAGGACCGCTGGATCTCGGCCGCCCAGGTGCTCCCGGGGAACCGGGCCGTCGTCCATCACTGCATCGTCTTCATTCGGCCGCCCGACGGAACAGGGCTCCGCGGCGTGGGCCTCCTGACGGGCTACGTTCCCGGCCAGCGCAATGCGGAATTGAAGCCCGGCCGCGCACGCCGGGTTCCCGCCGGCTCGAAACTTGTCTTTCAGATGCATTATACGCCGAACGGAACCGAACAGTCCGACCTGACTCGGATCGCACTGAATTGGATGCCTGCCAAAGAGGTCACGCATCAGGTCTACTCGCTGGTGGCGATCGAGCAGGAGTTCGAGATCCCCCCGCAGACTGCGGGGTTCCCGGTCCACGCTCGAGTTCGACGTCTTCCTCCCCAGGGCGAACTCCTGGCCATCACGCCTCATATGCACGTACGGGGCCAGTCGTTCCAGGCCTTCAGCCGCCGCAGCGGAAAGGAAGAGGTGCTGCTCGATGTGCCGCGCTATGACTTCAACTGGCAGCACGCCTACCAACTGACCACGCCGCTCGACCTTTCGACGATTGATTCGCTGGAGTTCACGGCAAAGTTTGACAACTCGTCACGCAATCCCGCGAACCCGGATCCCGCGGAGTTCGTGACGTGGGGAGACCAGACCTGGGAAGAGATGGCGCTGGCCTTCTTCGAAGTGAGCGAGCCCTTGTCTCGAGACGGGGTGGGGCAGCCGTCCCCCAGACCGGTCGCTGCAACGGTCGCGAAACCCGCTCCCGAGCAGGACCGGGCTGCGGAGATCAATGCGTTCGCGGCCGATTTTCTCGACCGCTTTGATCGCGATCGAAATGGGATCGTGGAACGGACCGAAACGCCGCTGGTGTTTCGAACCTACGGGTTCCGCGAAATCGATGCGAACGGAGACGGCGGGCTCACGCGAGACGAGGTCGAGGCGGCCGCCCGGCAACGGAAGCCGCGTTAG
- a CDS encoding universal stress protein → MTQNKGGSAALPPETIEEGQTTVKVLVCVDHSDSSRRAVAFVGKVFGQGVASDLKITLFHVAEFLPEFVLTDHAEPGLTPRSLAAMWATRAKEDGEKLLEEQRGTLAAAGVPAGALESRLIATDCLPEARKVAAALTIIEEMQSGNYDVVCIGRRGASQISSSFIGGVAEKILREAAGRTVWVVDEPHV, encoded by the coding sequence ATGACGCAGAACAAAGGCGGCTCTGCCGCCTTGCCACCTGAGACGATTGAAGAAGGACAGACAACCGTGAAAGTGCTGGTGTGCGTGGATCATTCGGACTCGTCCCGCCGGGCCGTGGCGTTCGTCGGCAAGGTCTTTGGCCAGGGCGTGGCGAGCGATCTGAAGATCACTCTGTTTCACGTCGCCGAATTCCTGCCCGAGTTCGTGCTGACGGACCATGCCGAACCGGGTCTGACGCCTCGATCGCTGGCCGCCATGTGGGCCACGCGGGCGAAAGAAGACGGCGAGAAACTGCTGGAAGAACAGCGTGGAACGCTGGCCGCCGCCGGAGTTCCAGCCGGAGCGCTCGAATCCAGACTGATCGCCACCGACTGCCTGCCTGAGGCCCGCAAGGTGGCGGCCGCGCTCACGATTATCGAAGAAATGCAATCCGGCAACTACGATGTCGTCTGCATCGGTCGTCGCGGGGCCAGTCAGATTTCGTCGTCATTCATCGGCGGCGTGGCGGAAAAGATCCTGCGGGAAGCAGCGGGACGGACTGTCTGGGTGGTTGACGAACCGCATGTCTGA
- the murD gene encoding UDP-N-acetylmuramoyl-L-alanine--D-glutamate ligase yields the protein MARCSFLKTINDQPSTMLPDHPFRDYRGRRVTVLGLGSFGGGVGAVRFLVDRGAQVTISDARPAEQLAESLAELEGLPVERHLGGNDPADVTGAELVVVNPAIKRDHPLLKAAAAAGVPLTSEMNLFWQHNRGRVAAVTGSNGKSTTTALLHNILRQGPGKSWLGGNIGRSLLPDVDQISPDDWVVLELSSFQLTDLDRLQVSPEVSVVTNFSPNHLDWHPSLDHYRWAKQSLLRWQTAKSTAVLNADDPDVADWPSPGRRAWFGLTDAGRSGAFATVGGCIVRDNAGEVTWPLGDWLTLPGRHNLANALGAIAAARACGATREMVEAGIRTYQPLPHRLQFVGEVRGVKFYNDSLATTPESAEVALEAFDRPIVLLAGGYDKHVDLSGMARAIARKAKAVVLLGQTGPLIGELVRQTERNRCLVSPSQPDFPTAFAWAVAAAESGDVVVLSPGCASYDWFRNFADRGRRFEELVRGQLSVVSGEEGKSGVSGGIRAPTAGDN from the coding sequence GGCGGCGTGGGGGCAGTGCGGTTTCTGGTCGACCGCGGGGCGCAGGTCACGATTTCCGACGCCCGGCCCGCGGAGCAGCTCGCCGAATCATTGGCCGAACTGGAGGGGCTGCCGGTCGAACGGCATCTGGGGGGAAACGATCCGGCGGATGTCACCGGGGCCGAGTTGGTCGTCGTGAACCCGGCCATCAAGCGGGACCATCCGCTGCTGAAGGCCGCGGCAGCCGCCGGGGTGCCGCTGACCAGCGAGATGAACCTCTTCTGGCAGCACAACCGCGGACGGGTGGCGGCCGTGACGGGCAGCAACGGCAAATCGACCACCACGGCCCTGCTGCACAATATCCTGCGGCAGGGACCGGGGAAGTCCTGGCTGGGAGGGAACATCGGCCGCAGCCTGTTGCCGGACGTCGATCAGATTTCGCCCGACGACTGGGTGGTTCTCGAACTAAGCAGTTTTCAGCTCACCGACCTCGACCGGTTGCAGGTCAGCCCGGAGGTCTCGGTGGTCACGAATTTCAGCCCGAACCACCTCGACTGGCATCCCTCGCTCGACCATTACCGCTGGGCCAAGCAGTCGCTGCTCCGCTGGCAGACTGCGAAATCGACCGCCGTGCTGAACGCTGACGATCCGGATGTCGCCGACTGGCCGTCCCCCGGCCGACGGGCCTGGTTTGGACTGACAGACGCGGGCCGGTCTGGTGCGTTTGCGACGGTCGGCGGCTGCATCGTGCGCGACAATGCGGGCGAAGTGACTTGGCCGTTGGGGGACTGGCTGACACTCCCCGGCCGACACAATTTGGCCAACGCTCTGGGAGCGATCGCCGCGGCGCGGGCCTGCGGAGCGACGCGTGAAATGGTGGAAGCCGGGATCCGCACCTACCAGCCGCTGCCGCATCGGCTGCAGTTCGTCGGCGAAGTCCGCGGGGTGAAGTTCTACAACGATTCGCTGGCGACGACGCCGGAGTCGGCCGAGGTTGCTCTGGAGGCCTTCGACCGGCCGATCGTGCTGCTCGCGGGGGGCTACGACAAACACGTTGACCTGAGCGGGATGGCCCGGGCGATCGCCCGAAAGGCCAAGGCGGTCGTACTGCTGGGGCAGACCGGCCCCCTGATCGGCGAGCTGGTGCGGCAGACGGAGCGAAATCGTTGCCTGGTTTCGCCCTCCCAGCCCGACTTCCCGACGGCGTTCGCCTGGGCCGTCGCAGCGGCCGAATCGGGGGATGTGGTGGTACTGTCGCCGGGCTGCGCCAGCTACGACTGGTTCCGGAACTTTGCCGATCGGGGAAGACGGTTCGAAGAGCTGGTCCGTGGTCAGTTGTCAGTGGTCAGTGGCGAAGAGGGAAAATCGGGAGTCTCCGGCGGAATCCGTGCCCCAACTGCTGGGGACAATTGA